CGCGAACGGGTGCTTGCTCCGGAAGAAACCGGAGCAGCCAATTATTCTGCCGGCAAACACCATCCATCACTTACAGCCAATGAATTGGCAGAAATGATCCGTCAGCAACCGGAGAACTTCAGCCCGAATGTGATCCTGCGACCATTGTATCAACAGGTGATTCTTCCCAACATTGCGTATGTGGGCGGTGGAGCAGAGGTGGCCTACTGGATGCAGTTAAAGAGCGTATTCGACCATTGTGATGTGTTTTTTCCTGCACTGATCCTCCGGGATTCCGCATGGTGGATTGATTCCGGCGCAGCTGCGAAACTTGAAAAACTTGGCCTCGTATGGAATGACCTCCTGAAGGAGGAATCGACACTCATCAAAACGTGGCTTGAGAAGAACGCGGAAACGGAAGTAGACTACAGCAAAGCAAAAAACGCCATTCTGGAAATCTTTGATAAGATCGCTGAAGATACAAAGCAAATTGACCAGAGCCTGGAAAAAGCGGTAGGGGCAGAGGGACAAAAGGCCATGAAGATACTGGAGGGTGTCGAGTCACGGATACAAAAGGCGGCCAAAAAGAAATATGAAACCTCTTTGAAGCAGATCGAACAGCTCCGAAGAAAACTTTACCCGGAAGGACAATGGCAGGAAAGACATGATAACTTCATTCCGCTTTATCTGAAACTCGGCCCGGAAATGATCCCGATGATGCTGAAAGACTTCAACCCTCTTTCACACACCCTCAAGGTTTGGGTGGGGGATCATTTATAGGCGGGTAGACAGGCCTAAGACCAAACCCACGGAAGCTGCATTGGTGCGTTGGTAATCCGGATAGGTTGATGGATCACTCAGGTCCACACCCAGGCCGTCTGTCCCTTTCATATCAAATACCCCCATAGACCCCCGCAGTCCGATGTTGAGAATCAGATAATGACTGATCAATCCGATATCTGCACCAAAGCCCACGACCGGCGCCAGATTAGCCGAAGCCCAGTCTTCCGTCGTGATTCCATTATTGGCAAGATAGGGGAACAGGTTGTTTTCATGGGAAGCACTGCGCACAATGGAATACTGTACCCCAATCTCGAAATAACCGATGCCGGGTTTGACTGCACGGAACATGAGCGGAATCTCATAAGTGCTCAAAAGGTTTTCCGATTCGTACTTCACACCACCGCTGGTCGTGCCGGTATAACGCTGAATGGTCCGGTTCAGGTGAAATTCCCCGGCGAGCTCGGTATGATCTGTTAAAAGGAAGCCAGCCATCACCCCTGCAGAATGACCGAAACTCACGGCGTAGGTCTGCTCACTGCCCTGATTATTGATATTCTTGTTGATAAGCCAGTTGGAGTTCAGTGTTCCCCTGACACCAATTTCAATGGTTTGAGCCTGTGAGGCAAAGTTGAAAGCAAGCAAAACAAAAAAAACCGGAAGAGCCATGTGTAAAAACCCACTCCGGATTGACTTTCTATTGTGAGACATTTTCTTATATATTTGTCGCCAGTACGAAATTAGTGACATTCAGAAATATTTTCAACGTAGCACCCATGAAATTGCTTGAAGGAAAAGTGGCGCTGATAACAGGCGGATCCCGTGGAATTGGAAGAACCATAGCTGAGTCCTTTGCCGACCATGGGGCTATTGTAGCTTTCACCTATCTATCTTCGGAAGAAAAGGCACTCGCCCTTGAAGCTTCCCTGAAAGAACGTGGCCCGAATGCCAAAGCGTATCATTCCGATGCTTCAAATTTTAAGGCAGCGGAAAAACTGATCGACGATGTTGTGAATGAATTCGGCACAATCCACGTAGTGGTTAACAATGCGGGCATTACCAGGGATGGTCTGCTCATGCGGATGTCAGAGGAGAATTGGGATGCCGTGATCAATACCAACCTGAAGTCGGTCTTTAATATTACCAAGGCTGTTCAGAGGCCCATGCTGAAACAACGCCAGGGATCCATTATCAACATGAGTTCTGTTGTGGGGATCGAAGGCAATG
This window of the Flavobacteriales bacterium genome carries:
- the fabG gene encoding 3-oxoacyl-[acyl-carrier-protein] reductase codes for the protein MKLLEGKVALITGGSRGIGRTIAESFADHGAIVAFTYLSSEEKALALEASLKERGPNAKAYHSDASNFKAAEKLIDDVVNEFGTIHVVVNNAGITRDGLLMRMSEENWDAVINTNLKSVFNITKAVQRPMLKQRQGSIINMSSVVGIEGNGGQSNYAASKAGIHGFTKSIAQELGSRNIRCNAIAPGFIETEMTGELDPEVIKAWLTDIPMGRGGTTAEIANAALFLASDMSSYVTGQVLSVCGGMHT